A region from the Chloroflexota bacterium genome encodes:
- a CDS encoding DNA translocase FtsK, translating into MERKLLEFQANQIELVLASHRIPSRVVGGTVTPHTIRFQLA; encoded by the coding sequence ATGGAGCGCAAGTTGCTGGAGTTTCAAGCCAATCAAATCGAACTGGTCCTCGCCAGCCATCGCATCCCCTCGCGCGTCGTGGGCGGCACCGTCACCCCACACACGATCCGCTTCCAACTGGCC
- a CDS encoding isoleucine--tRNA ligase has product MFKEVPSKVDFQAMEERILRFWEERDTFRQSLKLRENAPRFVFYEGPPTANGLPGIHHALGRVYKDTIPRYQTMKGKYVLRKGGWDTHGLPVEIEIEKELGIVGRGKRAIEEYGVAEFNAKCKESVFRYVKEWKALSDRIGFWIDMDDPYVTLKSEYIESVWWILKQIWDKGLLYKGYKSVPYCPRCETPLSDHEVAQGYEEVEDPSIYVKFPLRDEPGVYFLAWTTTPWTLPGNAALAVHPDVEYVLVEQNGERYILARKLLEAALQGEYTVLKSLHARELVGRHYQPLYTFLPVDQDYCYVISADFVNTEEGTGIVHIAPAFGAEDLEVGREYNLPVLQTVDLHGNLIDAVTPWRGMFVKEADPLIIRDLQERGLMYHVGSYKHVYPFCWRCGTPLLYYGKPTWFIGTRQVKDRLIANNQLINWYPSHIRDGRFGNWLENNVDWALGRDRYWGTPLPVWVCENCGEAECFGSVEELRQRAMSSKRVGLDRSSFDLPELDLHRPFIDEVAVTCKCGGTMRRVPEVIDCWFDSGAMPVAQWHYPFENQELFAEQFPADFICEGIDQTRGWFYSLHAISTLLFDRPCFLNCLCFGHVLDAEGQKMSKSKGNVVDPWDVINAYGADAMRWSFYTASPPDYPRRFSLDLVADSMRKFTLTLWNTYSFFVTYANIDRFDPQSPAPPVAERSELDRWVLSELHNLIRVVDDGLAHYDMTSSARAIQFFVEDLSNWYVRRSRRRFWKSEADQDKAAAHHTLYECLVTLSKLLAPFQPFISEELYQNLVRSWDAGAPESVHLCDYPQANEPLIDALLMSEMRTTLRVVALGHAARNKVGIKVRQPLAMVNIKPRTAEEVKGLQRMADLIGDELNVHQVRITQDERDLVEYRISVVPSQVGKKYKGLFPAIKEALTHMDAAEVAAKLRAGEALTMRVQGEEVTLTSEDVEVQITAPAGYVLAEEAGYVVSLDTTISEELRLEGLAREIVRRIQTMRKDAGFRIEDTITTYYQADESLAPVFAAWGEYIRQETLSVRLLRSVPPPDAFVQTHDLDGATVTLGVRQQK; this is encoded by the coding sequence ATGTTCAAAGAAGTACCCAGCAAGGTAGATTTTCAAGCGATGGAAGAGCGTATCTTGCGTTTCTGGGAAGAGCGTGATACCTTCCGCCAGAGCCTGAAGCTGCGCGAGAATGCGCCACGCTTCGTGTTTTACGAAGGGCCGCCGACGGCGAACGGACTGCCTGGCATCCACCATGCGCTGGGACGTGTGTACAAGGACACCATCCCCCGCTATCAGACCATGAAGGGCAAGTACGTGCTGCGCAAAGGGGGCTGGGACACGCACGGGTTGCCTGTGGAGATCGAGATAGAGAAAGAACTGGGCATTGTCGGGCGTGGTAAGCGCGCCATCGAGGAATACGGCGTGGCCGAGTTCAATGCGAAATGCAAAGAGAGCGTCTTTCGTTATGTAAAAGAATGGAAGGCTCTCAGCGACCGCATTGGCTTCTGGATTGACATGGATGACCCTTACGTTACTCTCAAAAGCGAGTACATCGAATCAGTGTGGTGGATCCTGAAGCAAATCTGGGACAAGGGCCTGCTGTACAAGGGGTACAAGAGCGTGCCCTATTGCCCGCGTTGCGAGACGCCCCTTTCCGATCACGAGGTAGCGCAGGGCTATGAGGAAGTCGAAGACCCATCCATCTACGTGAAATTCCCACTGCGCGACGAGCCGGGAGTGTACTTCCTGGCCTGGACGACCACGCCGTGGACGCTGCCAGGCAATGCCGCTCTGGCCGTTCATCCCGACGTGGAATACGTGTTGGTCGAGCAGAACGGCGAAAGGTACATCCTGGCTAGAAAGTTGCTGGAAGCAGCGCTGCAGGGCGAGTACACGGTGCTGAAGAGCCTCCATGCCCGGGAATTGGTCGGCAGACATTATCAACCCCTGTACACCTTCCTGCCCGTGGACCAGGACTATTGTTATGTCATCTCAGCCGACTTTGTGAACACCGAGGAAGGAACAGGCATCGTGCACATCGCTCCTGCCTTCGGCGCAGAAGACCTGGAAGTGGGTCGCGAGTACAATCTACCCGTGCTGCAAACGGTGGACTTGCACGGCAACCTCATTGACGCAGTTACGCCATGGCGTGGGATGTTTGTCAAAGAAGCCGATCCATTGATCATCCGCGATCTGCAGGAGCGCGGACTGATGTACCATGTCGGGAGTTACAAGCACGTCTATCCCTTCTGCTGGCGTTGTGGTACTCCCTTATTGTATTACGGTAAACCGACTTGGTTCATTGGCACGCGACAGGTCAAAGACCGCTTGATAGCCAACAACCAGCTCATCAACTGGTACCCATCTCATATTCGCGATGGGCGCTTTGGCAACTGGCTGGAGAACAACGTGGATTGGGCGCTGGGGCGCGATCGTTACTGGGGCACTCCACTGCCGGTGTGGGTTTGCGAGAACTGCGGCGAAGCAGAGTGCTTTGGCAGCGTGGAGGAACTGCGGCAGAGGGCCATGAGCAGCAAGCGCGTGGGGCTGGACCGTTCTAGTTTCGACCTGCCGGAACTCGATCTACATCGCCCCTTCATAGACGAGGTTGCGGTAACGTGCAAGTGCGGAGGAACCATGCGCCGTGTGCCGGAGGTCATTGACTGCTGGTTCGATTCTGGCGCTATGCCCGTCGCACAGTGGCATTATCCCTTCGAGAATCAGGAACTGTTTGCAGAGCAATTCCCCGCCGATTTCATCTGCGAGGGCATTGACCAGACACGCGGTTGGTTCTATTCCTTACACGCTATCTCCACCCTGCTCTTCGATCGGCCATGCTTCCTCAACTGCCTCTGCTTCGGCCACGTGCTCGACGCCGAGGGGCAGAAGATGAGCAAGTCCAAAGGCAACGTGGTGGATCCATGGGATGTCATCAACGCCTATGGCGCTGACGCCATGCGCTGGAGCTTTTACACTGCCTCGCCGCCAGATTATCCACGGCGCTTTTCGCTGGATTTGGTGGCCGACAGCATGCGCAAGTTCACATTAACCCTGTGGAATACCTACTCGTTTTTCGTCACCTATGCCAACATTGACCGCTTTGACCCACAATCACCAGCCCCACCGGTGGCGGAACGCAGCGAATTGGACCGCTGGGTGCTGTCCGAACTGCACAACCTGATCCGTGTGGTGGACGATGGATTGGCACACTACGACATGACCAGCAGCGCACGAGCAATCCAGTTCTTTGTCGAGGACCTGAGCAATTGGTACGTGCGGCGTTCGCGCCGTCGCTTCTGGAAGAGCGAAGCCGATCAGGACAAGGCTGCGGCGCACCATACCCTATACGAGTGCCTGGTGACCTTGAGCAAGTTGCTCGCTCCTTTCCAGCCCTTTATATCCGAGGAACTCTATCAAAACCTGGTGCGCTCCTGGGATGCCGGCGCACCCGAGAGCGTGCACCTATGCGACTACCCCCAGGCAAACGAGCCCCTGATTGATGCGCTGCTCATGTCCGAGATGCGCACCACGTTGCGCGTAGTAGCCTTGGGGCATGCCGCGCGTAACAAAGTAGGCATCAAAGTACGACAGCCGCTGGCAATGGTGAACATCAAGCCACGCACAGCGGAAGAGGTGAAAGGATTGCAACGGATGGCCGATCTGATTGGCGACGAACTGAACGTGCATCAGGTGCGCATCACTCAGGATGAGCGCGACCTGGTGGAGTATCGCATCAGTGTAGTGCCCAGCCAGGTAGGCAAGAAGTACAAAGGCCTGTTCCCGGCGATCAAGGAAGCACTGACACACATGGATGCTGCAGAGGTGGCTGCCAAGTTGCGCGCTGGAGAGGCCCTGACGATGAGGGTACAGGGAGAGGAAGTAACCCTGACATCGGAAGATGTAGAGGTGCAGATCACGGCTCCTGCTGGCTACGTGTTGGCGGAGGAAGCCGGCTATGTGGTGTCCTTGGACACGACCATCAGCGAGGAACTGCGGTTGGAGGGACTAGCTCGCGAGATCGTGCGCCGCATCCAAACGATGCGCAAAGACGCTGGCTTCCGCATCGAGGACACCATCACGACGTACTATCAGGCCGATGAGAGCCTGGCGCCGGTCTTTGCAGCGTGGGGTGAGTACATCCGCCAAGAGACGCTGTCCGTGCGCCTACTGCGCAGCGTGCCGCCGCCCGATGCCTTCGTCCAAACGCACGATTTGGATGGGGCAACGGTGACGCTGGGCGTGCGTCAGCAGAAGTAA
- a CDS encoding Ig-like domain-containing protein, translating to MRKVLQLLLICALAVLLPMAKAAQAEQPQLILRLQRDFGYGGFGEIEGSFSLSASGPSDLERVIFYLDDTSIAEVTQPPFQWKFHTSNFPPGMHTMSAVGYTRDGQEWHSNVLRAKFLTSAEAQRAMVRLLIPLLGAILGMMALSAAATYLLSGGRRRAKPSGIPRSYGLLGGAICPKCRRPYARHWWALNMGLFTKLDRCPHCGKWALVRIASKEELAAAEATSLEQVAADKPYPSLSEEERLRRELEESRFFDE from the coding sequence ATGAGGAAGGTGCTCCAACTGCTGCTGATTTGCGCGCTGGCCGTGCTTCTGCCAATGGCAAAAGCGGCGCAGGCAGAACAGCCACAACTCATCCTGCGCCTTCAGCGCGATTTCGGCTATGGCGGCTTTGGCGAGATCGAGGGTAGTTTTAGCCTCTCGGCCAGCGGGCCATCGGATTTGGAACGCGTCATCTTTTACCTGGATGATACGTCCATCGCAGAAGTCACCCAACCACCCTTCCAGTGGAAGTTCCACACAAGCAACTTTCCACCGGGCATGCACACGATGAGCGCCGTTGGCTATACCCGCGATGGACAGGAATGGCACTCCAACGTGCTGCGGGCCAAGTTCTTGACCTCTGCAGAGGCGCAACGAGCCATGGTGAGGCTGTTGATCCCACTGCTAGGCGCTATCTTGGGCATGATGGCTTTATCCGCTGCCGCTACGTACTTGCTCTCCGGTGGTAGGAGGCGAGCCAAACCCTCAGGCATCCCGAGAAGTTACGGCTTGCTCGGTGGTGCGATCTGCCCCAAGTGCCGGCGTCCCTATGCCCGTCATTGGTGGGCGCTGAACATGGGCTTGTTCACCAAACTGGACCGCTGCCCGCACTGCGGGAAATGGGCCTTGGTGAGGATTGCGTCCAAAGAGGAACTGGCGGCTGCTGAGGCGACGTCACTGGAGCAGGTCGCTGCCGATAAGCCATATCCCAGCCTCAGCGAGGAAGAGCGGTTGCGCCGTGAACTGGAAGAGTCGCGCTTTTTCGATGAGTAA
- a CDS encoding ABC transporter permease subunit — protein sequence MEKVRTIIGKEWAEVFKSRFVLFTVIFMPLFFTVLALVLLFLTRSAGTGDVSGPTSDALLRACPEGLTAEECLQVYFVSQFMLLFMMTPLIVPVNIAAYSIAGEKTTRSLEPLLATPITTIELLMGKNLAAAIPAVLATWGGFLLYALGANLLIDNPKVLAALFDPEWWLAIAVVGPLLSILSVNFSLMVSSRVNDPRAAEQLSAVVILPLLLVFFGQLAGWIVFNLQLVLISALVLVAVDVLMVFVAIRLFQRETILTRWR from the coding sequence GTGGAGAAAGTTAGAACGATCATAGGCAAAGAGTGGGCAGAGGTATTCAAGAGCCGCTTTGTCTTGTTCACGGTGATTTTCATGCCACTGTTTTTCACGGTGTTGGCTTTGGTTTTGCTTTTCCTGACACGCAGTGCGGGCACTGGCGACGTCAGCGGACCGACATCCGATGCCCTCCTGCGCGCTTGCCCCGAGGGGCTTACCGCCGAAGAATGCCTACAAGTTTACTTCGTCAGCCAGTTCATGCTACTGTTCATGATGACACCGCTCATCGTTCCGGTCAATATCGCAGCCTACTCCATTGCTGGAGAAAAGACGACGCGCAGCCTCGAACCGTTGCTGGCTACACCCATCACGACGATTGAATTGCTTATGGGCAAGAACCTGGCGGCAGCTATACCAGCAGTTCTGGCCACGTGGGGCGGCTTTCTGCTCTACGCTCTCGGGGCGAACCTACTCATTGACAACCCCAAGGTGCTCGCCGCTCTGTTCGATCCCGAGTGGTGGCTGGCTATTGCAGTAGTGGGGCCGCTGTTGTCCATCCTATCGGTTAACTTCAGCCTGATGGTCTCCTCGCGCGTCAACGATCCCCGCGCAGCGGAGCAATTGTCAGCTGTGGTGATCCTACCCCTCCTGCTCGTCTTCTTCGGTCAGTTGGCGGGCTGGATCGTGTTCAACCTTCAGTTGGTGCTGATCTCCGCTCTCGTTCTAGTGGCTGTGGATGTGCTGATGGTTTTCGTGGCGATACGGCTGTTCCAACGCGAGACCATCCTCACACGCTGGCGCTGA
- a CDS encoding ABC transporter ATP-binding protein, protein MIETQNLTRKFGDLVAVENLSLQVSSGEVFGFLGPNGAGKTTTVRMLTCLIAPTSGTAIVNGYRVGKEDRHIRCTVGLLTETPGLYDGLSVEQNLRIYASLYEVADPAGQVEKYLRMLDLWERRHDPAAILSKGMKQKLAIARALLHEPQVLFLDEPTASLDPESAHMVREFIAGLRKEGRTIFLCTHNLDEADRLCDRIAVFKTRLLALDTPANLRSRVFGRKVVFHLRQADGEMAEAVRKMPFVKHVQHIDNKLLVALDDPETHNPEIVRLLVGLGADVQFVGELRRSLEDVYLQLVKGA, encoded by the coding sequence ATGATCGAAACGCAGAACCTCACCCGGAAGTTCGGCGACCTCGTCGCTGTGGAAAATCTGAGCCTGCAGGTTTCCTCAGGAGAAGTCTTTGGCTTCCTAGGCCCCAATGGAGCAGGAAAAACCACCACGGTGCGCATGCTCACCTGCCTCATCGCCCCCACCAGCGGCACAGCCATCGTGAACGGTTACCGCGTGGGCAAAGAGGATAGGCACATCCGCTGCACAGTGGGACTGCTCACCGAGACTCCAGGCCTGTACGATGGGTTGAGCGTGGAGCAAAACTTGCGCATCTACGCCAGCCTGTACGAAGTGGCCGACCCCGCAGGACAGGTGGAAAAGTACCTGCGCATGCTCGACCTGTGGGAACGCCGCCACGACCCAGCGGCAATCCTCTCCAAAGGCATGAAGCAGAAACTGGCCATCGCACGTGCCTTGCTTCATGAGCCGCAAGTGCTCTTCTTGGACGAGCCCACCGCCTCCCTCGACCCCGAGTCAGCCCATATGGTGCGCGAATTCATTGCCGGATTGCGCAAAGAAGGACGGACGATTTTCTTGTGCACCCACAATCTGGACGAAGCGGACCGCCTGTGCGATCGCATTGCCGTCTTCAAGACGCGCCTACTGGCCCTGGATACGCCGGCCAACCTGCGCTCGCGCGTATTCGGACGCAAGGTGGTCTTTCACTTGCGGCAGGCTGATGGAGAAATGGCTGAAGCAGTGCGGAAAATGCCGTTCGTCAAGCATGTGCAGCACATAGACAATAAGTTGCTAGTAGCGCTCGATGACCCCGAGACACACAATCCAGAAATTGTCCGCCTGCTGGTGGGGCTGGGTGCGGATGTGCAATTCGTTGGCGAGCTACGCCGCTCGTTGGAAGATGTGTATCTGCAATTAGTGAAAGGCGCCTGA
- a CDS encoding M36 family metallopeptidase: protein MKLLPSLSVPLDHVEVQEHSRMKGLIAVVGGFLTPPAGKVKPSKVALEFTRVNGELVAGPYKLDGKPQPEPEEQAVIRPRLVKRSPVGYHVQLQQMYQGIPIYGGQATVHMTEERSVYFYVSDLHPKEPEVESGKAGEISSEEALEAVAAVLPWRNREECSPHCEKIYYPDGDSLHLAWCIDLCLRAREPIQTELDRSSDWRAIVDAYTGELLVLRDLAMYDAAWGHVFYPNPVVALRQENLSHDAQIPDQVYRKVMLAGVDDSGFLRGPYADTGKTLNRAYEPSKQFFYKRGDSRFLEVMAYCFISRVMNLLRGQGWPNLFSQPLQINAQAPLGDNSKFLPTSWEIRFGTGKVMDAEDASIIVHELGHAIQEAQVPRWADCDKNLPVRAMGEGFGDWLATLYFAEERRNFHPTYVGDWDARGYTTPRAFLRRVDTNKTMANWQCDEHADGEIWSATLWDLYLRLGGDSSQAQTRKAASATALKLVLTSHQYLSDGLRHTLNFKHGLEALLTADRFTSADVTRPGPHDQLIRDVFAARGITV from the coding sequence ATGAAACTGTTACCTAGTCTCTCCGTACCACTGGATCACGTCGAGGTGCAAGAACATAGCCGGATGAAAGGGCTTATCGCTGTGGTGGGCGGTTTTCTCACCCCGCCAGCAGGCAAGGTCAAGCCAAGCAAAGTAGCCTTGGAGTTCACACGCGTCAATGGCGAACTGGTTGCGGGGCCTTACAAACTGGATGGCAAACCCCAGCCAGAACCCGAGGAGCAAGCCGTCATCCGACCCAGGCTGGTGAAGCGTAGCCCGGTTGGCTATCACGTGCAACTGCAGCAGATGTACCAGGGCATCCCCATCTACGGTGGTCAAGCCACGGTGCACATGACTGAGGAACGGAGTGTCTATTTCTACGTCAGCGACCTGCACCCCAAGGAGCCGGAGGTGGAATCGGGCAAGGCGGGCGAGATCTCCTCCGAGGAGGCTCTGGAAGCTGTGGCTGCCGTACTTCCTTGGCGAAACAGGGAAGAATGCAGTCCGCACTGCGAGAAGATCTACTACCCCGATGGGGACTCGCTGCATCTGGCCTGGTGCATTGACCTGTGCCTGCGTGCACGTGAACCCATCCAAACGGAACTAGATCGCTCTTCCGATTGGCGTGCCATCGTGGACGCTTACACTGGAGAACTGCTGGTACTACGTGACCTAGCGATGTACGATGCGGCGTGGGGTCACGTTTTCTATCCCAATCCGGTGGTGGCGCTGCGCCAGGAAAATTTGTCTCACGATGCCCAGATCCCCGATCAAGTCTACCGCAAAGTGATGCTGGCCGGCGTGGATGACAGTGGCTTCCTACGCGGTCCCTACGCAGACACAGGCAAGACGCTCAACCGAGCCTACGAACCGAGCAAGCAGTTCTTCTACAAGCGCGGCGATTCGCGTTTTCTGGAGGTGATGGCTTACTGTTTCATCAGCCGAGTAATGAACCTGCTGCGCGGACAAGGTTGGCCCAACCTCTTCTCCCAGCCTTTGCAGATCAACGCCCAAGCCCCATTGGGTGACAACTCCAAATTCCTGCCCACGAGTTGGGAAATACGCTTTGGCACTGGCAAGGTCATGGATGCCGAAGACGCCAGCATTATCGTACACGAACTGGGCCATGCCATTCAGGAAGCCCAGGTCCCCAGATGGGCAGATTGTGACAAGAACCTGCCTGTGCGCGCCATGGGCGAAGGATTTGGGGATTGGTTGGCCACCCTGTACTTTGCCGAAGAACGGCGCAATTTCCACCCCACCTACGTAGGCGATTGGGATGCCCGCGGCTACACAACGCCAAGAGCCTTTCTGCGGCGGGTGGACACGAACAAGACCATGGCCAACTGGCAGTGTGACGAGCACGCCGACGGCGAGATCTGGTCGGCCACACTGTGGGACCTGTACCTGAGGCTAGGTGGCGATAGCAGCCAGGCTCAGACACGCAAGGCGGCGAGCGCAACTGCGCTCAAACTTGTCCTCACCAGCCACCAATATCTGAGCGATGGATTGCGCCACACATTGAACTTCAAGCACGGGCTGGAGGCGCTGTTAACTGCTGACCGTTTCACCAGCGCCGACGTGACCCGCCCCGGGCCGCACGACCAACTGATCCGCGACGTCTTCGCCGCACGGGGGATTACGGTGTAG
- a CDS encoding PepSY domain-containing protein: MGKPSGDLVVFEGAKIDRRRVKLQSEPETGRVYGVHGFLSGPLKGAPEEAASQFLDANYRLFEPKPSAIRELQVEKVSRSPAGYHVVFQQVHQGIPVEEATVSVHLTPDKRVHAAYGRLASQVAKLDVKEMLENGIDREEAIRIALQHIGASDDLTRPARAEQVILLEREPHLAWKVQFATQKQAQEWTVWVDAVNGAVLRQREISME, encoded by the coding sequence ATGGGCAAACCTTCCGGTGATTTGGTTGTTTTCGAAGGCGCGAAGATCGACCGCCGCCGTGTCAAGCTGCAGAGCGAGCCTGAGACCGGACGCGTGTATGGGGTGCATGGCTTCCTGTCCGGTCCGCTCAAAGGAGCACCTGAAGAGGCTGCCTCCCAATTCCTCGATGCCAACTACCGCCTTTTCGAGCCAAAGCCCAGCGCCATAAGGGAACTACAGGTGGAAAAAGTCTCGCGCAGTCCAGCGGGCTACCATGTAGTGTTCCAGCAGGTACATCAGGGCATTCCCGTTGAGGAAGCGACTGTCTCGGTGCACCTAACTCCAGACAAGCGCGTCCACGCTGCCTATGGACGCTTGGCTTCGCAAGTGGCGAAGCTGGATGTGAAGGAGATGCTCGAGAACGGCATAGACCGCGAGGAGGCGATTCGCATTGCCTTGCAGCATATTGGTGCGAGCGATGACCTAACTAGACCAGCGCGAGCAGAACAGGTCATCCTGCTCGAAAGAGAACCTCATTTAGCCTGGAAAGTGCAGTTTGCCACCCAGAAACAGGCTCAGGAATGGACTGTGTGGGTGGATGCAGTCAATGGTGCAGTATTACGGCAGCGCGAAATCTCAATGGAATAG
- a CDS encoding RluA family pseudouridine synthase, translating into MEQIITLHVEHGGQRVDRYIAEAVPDLSRSFVQKLLDEGRITIAGQVPKASYKVATGDVITVCVPPPEPIELQPEDLPLTIVYEDADIVVVDKPAGMVVHPAHSHRSGTLVNALLAHCPDLGGIGGELRPGIVHRLDKDTSGLLVVAKNDAAYRHLQHQFKQRLVHKTYLALTEGILEAAHGVIEAPIGRDPQQRKRMAVLPRGGREARTEYRALEYFAQHTLVEAEPITGRTHQIRIHFAFIGHPVAGDRVYGFRKQRLPLPRQFLHAARLAFTLPASGQPIEFSSPLPDDLAAVLDILRQEKAKI; encoded by the coding sequence ATGGAGCAGATCATCACATTGCATGTTGAACACGGTGGCCAGCGTGTGGACCGCTACATCGCTGAGGCAGTACCTGACCTCTCCCGTTCGTTTGTGCAAAAATTGCTGGATGAGGGACGCATCACCATCGCCGGACAGGTGCCCAAGGCTAGCTACAAAGTGGCGACCGGCGATGTCATCACCGTGTGCGTGCCGCCGCCCGAGCCCATCGAACTACAGCCAGAAGATCTTCCCTTGACCATTGTCTACGAAGATGCCGACATTGTCGTCGTGGACAAACCCGCGGGCATGGTCGTGCACCCAGCTCATAGCCATCGCAGTGGCACGCTGGTAAACGCGCTGCTGGCGCACTGCCCTGATTTGGGAGGCATTGGCGGGGAGCTACGTCCCGGCATCGTGCACCGCCTGGACAAGGACACTTCTGGCTTGCTGGTGGTGGCCAAGAACGATGCAGCGTACCGCCATTTGCAGCACCAGTTCAAGCAACGCCTGGTGCACAAGACCTATCTGGCACTGACGGAGGGCATACTGGAGGCAGCACATGGCGTGATCGAGGCGCCAATTGGACGCGATCCCCAACAGCGCAAACGCATGGCAGTGCTGCCACGCGGAGGGCGTGAAGCGCGTACCGAGTACCGAGCGCTGGAGTACTTTGCCCAACACACCCTGGTCGAGGCCGAACCCATCACCGGACGCACCCACCAAATCCGCATTCATTTTGCTTTCATTGGCCATCCTGTTGCTGGCGACCGCGTGTACGGCTTCCGCAAGCAGAGACTGCCACTTCCACGCCAGTTCCTCCACGCGGCTCGCCTTGCCTTCACGCTGCCTGCTTCCGGCCAGCCAATTGAGTTTTCCTCTCCGCTACCAGATGACCTGGCAGCAGTGCTGGACATCCTACGCCAGGAAAAGGCAAAGATCTGA
- a CDS encoding asparaginase, with protein MTNVHLIATGGTIAMAHDEKAGGAVLSLSGADFLRQLICQAGPDLPQVTAEEYGPLPSSHFTVEHLWGLRERVAQVIQDPAVHGVVLTHGTDTLEETAYLLDLTIPGDKPVVLTGAMRLASDPGYDGIANLLAAVRVAASPEARGLGTLVVLNDEIHAARDVTKTHSQSTNTFQSPLWGPLGRVEGERIVITRRIERQVVPCTRLEPRVYLLKLAVGMDAGLLRQAVALGARGIVIESFGGGRVPPWWLDAIQEAIAKGVAVMIVTRCTSGPVYDHYSYTGAYHDLQRTGCLFADNLNGPKARLYLMATLGASE; from the coding sequence ATGACGAACGTGCACCTCATTGCTACAGGCGGTACCATAGCCATGGCCCATGATGAAAAGGCTGGCGGCGCAGTGCTGTCTTTGAGCGGGGCTGATTTCCTCCGCCAACTCATTTGTCAAGCCGGGCCGGACTTGCCCCAAGTCACTGCCGAAGAGTATGGCCCTCTCCCCAGCAGCCACTTTACGGTCGAACACTTGTGGGGCTTGCGCGAACGAGTGGCGCAGGTCATCCAAGACCCCGCAGTGCATGGTGTGGTGCTGACACATGGCACGGACACCTTGGAGGAAACCGCTTATCTTTTGGATCTCACCATACCAGGAGACAAGCCTGTAGTGCTCACGGGAGCGATGCGCCTGGCTTCCGATCCTGGTTATGATGGGATCGCCAACCTCCTGGCTGCCGTACGGGTGGCAGCTAGCCCCGAGGCGCGAGGTCTGGGCACGCTGGTAGTGCTGAACGACGAGATCCACGCCGCCCGCGATGTGACCAAGACGCATTCTCAGAGCACCAATACCTTTCAATCCCCTCTCTGGGGGCCACTGGGCCGCGTGGAAGGGGAACGCATTGTCATCACGCGACGCATTGAGCGGCAAGTCGTCCCCTGCACGCGATTGGAGCCGCGCGTTTACCTGCTCAAGCTGGCGGTGGGCATGGATGCCGGGCTATTGCGGCAAGCTGTTGCCCTGGGTGCACGCGGAATAGTTATCGAATCCTTCGGTGGTGGCCGGGTGCCACCTTGGTGGTTGGATGCGATCCAAGAAGCCATTGCCAAAGGAGTAGCCGTGATGATCGTCACCCGCTGTACGTCTGGCCCCGTATATGACCACTACTCGTACACGGGCGCTTATCACGACCTGCAACGCACCGGTTGCCTCTTCGCCGATAACCTCAACGGTCCAAAGGCACGTCTATACCTCATGGCTACCCTGGGTGCATCGGAATAG